In Lathyrus oleraceus cultivar Zhongwan6 chromosome 2, CAAS_Psat_ZW6_1.0, whole genome shotgun sequence, the DNA window GTGGTAGTGCATGTGACAGCAACAACTTTAACTAAGAGTGTGCATTGCTTAATTAAGAAGGAGCAAATGGAAAACAAAAAACAATTGGTAAAATTTTATTTGATCAAAAGTTGAAGACTTTATCATGAAACAAACACACCAAAACACTAAATCAATTGGAACCATTTTTTCTATATGGCTAAAGCCTTTGCCACAATCTAACCATAATTTTACAAACTCTCATAGCTATGCCAATGAACCATGGCCAAAGCCAACAATCCACAAGGTGGTATAAGCTATGCTTTATGCCCCCGAGTGATGATAGTTCAGATGATTCTGACACCGAATCTGTAGTCATAGCTCCAAGTACTTCAACTCAAACTAGTACATGGCAAGAACCTTCTCCACCACATTCACCACTACATCCAGAACCTGATATCAACTGGCTTACTCTTCCACCGCCACCACCTCCGCCTTTTTTCACACCACTATCGCCACCACAAAGGTCTTCACAAATGCCATCACTATCACCACCACCAAATCCAGAACTTCAACTCAACTGGGAGAGGTATTTTCCACCAGCGCCTCCTCCTCTTAGTTTGCTTAGACAACTGGAGGATGCAAACTCAGAACCTCGAATTAACATGCAATCTTTACAACCACCACCGCCTCCTCCTCTGCCACCACTACCACAGGATTCAAGGGACACTGTATATCGCTTTACTGATAATGTTTCCCCTTCCTTGATCGAGCAAGTTCGACCTGGTGTCAATCAAAGTGAGTTCCTTCGAATTCCAGATAGTGTCATCAATGCA includes these proteins:
- the LOC127118905 gene encoding E3 ubiquitin-protein ligase RING1, translated to MPMNHGQSQQSTRWYKLCFMPPSDDSSDDSDTESVVIAPSTSTQTSTWQEPSPPHSPLHPEPDINWLTLPPPPPPPFFTPLSPPQRSSQMPSLSPPPNPELQLNWERYFPPAPPPLSLLRQLEDANSEPRINMQSLQPPPPPPLPPLPQDSRDTVYRFTDNVSPSLIEQVRPGVNQSEFLRIPDSVINAIHMVTISELHERDELSQCPICMEEFKLGDQACQLPCNHRYKFECILRWLHNNTTCPVCRLQLEGFTGKGCSYNINDDGDSDDGGDNDSLDLEAQIPPQVNISLEDLFQFSPHSQVTVDGADHNSDEGDYDSACDDLDDAHEDGE